The genomic region atatataatctaattattaaaatttagagtTGATAATCCTATAACTATATTGTATTAGtgtatttttgataaattcataaatcatattatatatttcgATAGGATCacatatttgtattatattcATATTGTTTTATGGGTTTAATTATGCTCTTAGTCTCTCTACTCTTTTGTCTTTTggaatttaattcatttacttttaattttagtgatttagtttcttaaattgtttgatttaaaattagaaatccATTGTTAacgtcattaaatttttttattaaatttaaatatattttatcaattgaTACTATTAAGCAAACcttaatttttagattaaacctattttttaatGTTGTATGATGTTTATCCTGTGTAAGTTATGTTCCATTCAAAATTATAGGATCTATCAAAACACTCTTTACAATATTGCTTCGTATCAATACACATCCTCGATGAACAAAACCCCCTCTTAGGAAATAGCAATCCTCAATGTGAACATTATTTAATACTTGTTATCTCCATTTTCACTCAACCTCATGCCTTTCCactttactttaatttcatttttttaacaatccGTACTACTTTAAATTCTTAAATCAGAAGAAAATATGTACTTAAATATACTTGAGTTcatatattaattgatttaaagcTCAATCCATcgtatgattaatttttttactttagagTTTAGATAGaaaaactattaatttataatattatatatgcgTGTCTCTGTTATGGTTTCAGAATTAAACTGATAGTCGAATCAGTCAGACCGTTGATTTCTAGTTTAATTGATCAGATCGATTCAATCGaatagattattaaaaaatagagaaaatcgattcaattaattcaactaGTCCAATCCCTTATTCTAAACCGATACTCCAATCAATCTATAATGGTGTGGTGGGTTGATAAGGTTGGTTGTAAAATCTCTTCCTTTCATTTTCCATCATTTCCGCTATTCTTTTTCCAGTTTGGAGTTTTGTGGCAACAAATTTCTCTGTCAATCAAAGACTTGGAACCTTTCTTCCTACTTTATTAGTCAAACAATTAATTTCCTTGAAATTTATCGCTCTAATTTCGTGTCTACTACACGCTCTGAAATTGTAacaggaaaatatatataaaataacaaattaatgaatgtttataaatataaaagaattttttttttgcatttaataCAATACGTTAgatgtttattttgtaaaaagaatAGTATGAAACGACtacattgaaataattaaactcGTGTAAAAATATTACTCTCTAATTGCAAAATCCTTTCTACTAAATTTGGTGGATCAAatgtttgttctttttttgataataattaaaagcTAACAGTCCCTTTTAAGCTAGTAGTGATTGAAGTCCTATTATATATTCATAGTTCAAATGTTAACATTATCATCCTATAAAGAATTAAGAAGTATAAAAGtttgagatatatatatacttcaAAAATCAAAGGAGAAATGGGGTTTTAGAGGTTCAAAGAAGATTCATGGTGGGGACTTTGCAGAACAAACGTAAAGATGGGAATCAGCTTAAATGTCAGTGCCCACAAGCTGACATTGGGGGATCCTACTACCCCCTATAAACTATTGTACATTGAGCCCACCACAAATTGTCATCCTCTTAAAAGGGGGATATATACCCTTTGCTTCTACCACTCAATTTCCTATAAATTGTTTTTAGACCTTTTATTGTTTCTAAGAACCCTTTCTAACCTTTCATATTAAAAAGGATTTCACATGCTTTTATTCATATGAAAGTATCTAATAATAGAGGATTAATATGAATCAATCTTTCTAATAGATACTTTCAATTTTTACTAAATtcttacattatttttaacctCTTAAATCTTTAACTAATATActtatttgagaaaaatatcatatatttaaGTCTATTCTATTgatgataattgaattaatacTAAATAGGTCAACGTTGATAGATGAGAACAACTCgatgaaatatatatgtgtgtaaagataagttggatatatatatatatataatattggaGGTTGTTAAGATATCATGATTTCAAGCATTGAAAAGTCTGCCCAAGAAAACACTTTCACCTTTCTACTTTTTCTAAGTGGTACttacattttcaataattttaatcatgtaGTGCTTCCCTTGCTTTTCCTTTCGTGTTCTATGGGTAGATgctttttctttgctttctaATTATTTGGTATTTTGTATTTCTTGTTGGGTTAATTACTTTGGTTTACTCAAAGGTAAGGGTTTGGGTTTGTTTTagtatactttatttaatattaatgttaattGAAAATTCATACACACGTACGACTCCATTTTATGATTTCACATTATTGACCACTTTGAagacaaatttatatataattttccttagaaatagtaaaaaagggtccaataaatatgaatttggggacccaagtttaattacattttcttcGCATGGTAGGTTCAAATGTGAAAAGATTTTCTAAGcaacattatttttttgactttcaCTCATTTAGTTACAACTATTTTTGGCTGGCCGACTACCCTAAATGAAGACTTTGATTTAATGATGAacttaatattttgtaaattttgagatgttaagtttaagtttcattCAATGTAAATTATAGTAATTCTTAATTTaggttttgttttgatttatcttgatctagatttagatatatatatatatatcatgctATCGATATATGAACACTTCATAGAtgacatgaaaaagaaaagaagagacaCGTGGTGCATTCTCACCGATCGAatggattatttatttttaaactcgtTAATTTTGggactaaaaataataatcgaaaaataatttaaataccaacataaaaaattagagacaaaattaaaagaaatgaatatggTTTGAGAGCTAGTGACGTAAAccataataaaagaaaagagtaaTTAATCACATTCAATTAGTGGGTGAAATGCCATGATAATTTAGCTTTAGAAATAGATTACAAACTCTTTCTTGCTAAAACAGCATGAAGggtttttttaatctaaaataaaaataaatattaggtaCTTTAGAATTTAAGATTTGGTGGTGGGATGAGCCACCCAtcaaatcattatttctttccaagaaggaaaattttcattctaATTAACTATGTCTTAAGTTGTTAGAGAAATTATGATTTGGTTGATGCTATAAGGGAATGGTATAATTGTGTTTGTGGACTCCTAAATGTTTATTCCTTTCAACTCAAACATACTAATCAAGtcaatgtaaaattattaatataatttttatgatattttttaaaattaactaaataaatatactGAAACAAAATTCGGATTTTCATAAAGGCAATTcacttttctttctctcttttgtgataatcttttaaaataataatttatacacAAAAGagtcatattttttttaattttattttattcaacgaaactttagcttaatattattattgagatgttaaaattttgactttGAATTTTTTCTCATAAAAAAACAGTATAAAACGATTATATTCTTAAAGTATTAATGATGTAGAGAAACAGTATTACACTCAGCTATTAATATATTCCGTACTGAATTTGGAGGCTTCCCAAACAGTTGTGACCATATAATCGGCAACTTTATTTTGAGATCCCGAAACGTGATGAAATCTTACTTTTTAGTCTCGCTTGAGCAAACTGTGTATTAAGCGTAACTCCCCCAATTTACTATTGGCCGTTCCACCAGCTCAAGTTTTCTGTATCCATTTTCCTGCTATTTGAAGATCTTGTAACACAGCTCTTGCTTCAACGTTAAAAATTGTGTCCTTGCCTATCTATAATGAAAAGTCACATAACCAGTTTGCATCAGCATCTCTAAACACACCTCCATCTATATGAAAGCACTACTTCATCGGTGTTGAGCTTAATCATTCCCTCTTCAGTAGCGATCAatacatatatgaattttgttcaaacatatttcaattatcaatataataatattttaaaataattagaattattcaaataattataattattcgaTCGATACAAATACGTAATGCAATGCACATTTAATTCCTTGATTCCTTAATTACGcttaagaatttttttcttcttcttcttttatcatATCTGTTTCTTTTGATAGAAtgcttaaaattattcataatccctcctcaacccataaataagagatTAATGTATTTCAGTACATTCAAACTCACGTCCTCCTACATTTATAATAACACTCATAAAAATAAGTAGGGTGAGGTGTGTATATTCTGGAACCTCAAATAAAGTCGGTGGGAGTAGAGCTGGAAACTTTCCTCTCATCATAGCGTGGGTCTCTACGATTCTAAAAATCAAAACGTGTCTATccatttcacttttatttatttattctaagttaaatttttgatttaagCCAAAAAGCTCTATAATTCATAAAGTCAGTAATctgccttttcttttttatattttacctttcttattatttttggttttggtaatttattataaaaaagtgatttctcttttcttgtaTTAAGGGTTATTTATTAATATCTTCATAGAATTTAACCACTAATTCATTCAAACagctttttccttttaaacaactacatatatatattctcttcacaagatttaaaattattgattccAACTTTATACTcctttttaaatacaaatacaatgatagagaaattatagaaatatgtttttttaaattctaatttgtgtaaaagtatgttttggtaaaacaacttttcaaaaagaatcgagcaatttaatcctcattaattttgaaagtgaataaGTAAGGATTATTAAtcacaatattaattttttcgccaattttacataaatttagctattataatttacatattCTACCAATTCGGTCatgatttaacaattttaacctGCAATATTTGTGTCAATGTACAAATattgaggttaaatttattgaattcttttagaatcaagaccaaattaacaaaatatgtaaacattaagagctaaatttgttattatatcaatcaaaactaTGCTTAATCGATGTCCCGATTAGTTGTCCTTAATTACTcgctttcaaaattaaaaatatgattctTTTATCAAATGAAAATCAATCGGATGAATTAATTTCTCCATCATAcaaaaaataggtaaatataATTGGTTTCTTGCATAATTAGTAATTTGACAAGCttctaatcaaaatcaaaacattatgaattttaattttccacatTGAATTTTGTATCACCTTCATCATCCATGAGTCTTCATTATACTTAAACTTTTCCActatcaattcatgtacattaaaaaaaaaagaaaaagcatacACTTTCTTTTACCACTCCCTAAGTGCTATggtataattaagttaaatcatttattattatttttaattattgaaatagtttATGTTCGGGTTTGTAGTTGTTCCCTTATCGAAAATTCGAAtccattttctctctcctcttcTTTTATATAATGTACAAGCACGTTCAAGTTCCCACACAAAGTTTATTTCTTTACACACCCAAAAAACAGAGAGCTAACTTGCTCTGTTTTTTctcatcatctttctttctccccCTAAATTCTCACTTCATATATACTTTATATCAACGATGTCGGTAAAAGAGTGCGGCAATCACGGGAAATACCGCCGGAAAATCTTCCGGCGAATCATCGCCGGCATCCTAATCTTCATTCTAATCGTTCTGATAACAATTCTTCTCATATGGGCCATCCTCCGTCCCAGCAAACCCAGGTTCATCCTCCAAGACACCACCGTCTACGCTTTCAACGCCTCCACCCCTAACCTCCTCACCTCCAATTTCCAAGTCACTCTATCTTCTCGAAACCCCAACGACAGAATCGGCATTTACTACGACCGGCTCGACGTTTACGCCACCTACCAGAACCAACAAATCACCCTCCGAACATCCATCCCTCCAACGTACCAGGGTCACAAAGAGATCAACGTTTGGTCACCCTTCGTCAATGGGAATTCAGTGCCTATCGCACCGGAATATTCCGCCAGTTTAGGATCCGATCAGAGTGCCGGGTCGGTTTTCTTGATGATCAAGATTGATGGACGGGTGAGATGGAAAGTTGGGACTTTTATTTCCGGGAGGTATCATCTTTACGTTAGGTGCCCGGCTTTTATTACCTTCGGCAGCAAAAGTAACGGCGTTTTGGTCGGAGAAAACGCCATTAAGTACCAGTTGGTGACTAGATGCAGTGTTAGCGTGTAAGGTGGCTAGctgaggaagaagatgatgaaagatAACGCCGTTAAGTATATCGTTTGTTTTACCTTGATATTAAGACAATTTCCCTCGTTTGTTATTTCACGccgttaaatttttatttttcttttatttggagGATAAATTGTACATTTTGCTCTAGAATAAAATGGAGgaaaaaattagcaaaatttacaattaaatattttattttctaaaaaattaataataagaaatatttttcaatgaatAATTGAGCaattaatgatttgtttttcaaatattGCTTTACTTGTTCTTTACTCTTCATTTCTTGgatctttaaattttgattttatttaaaaagggaATATTTTCAACCTTAATTAGGAtgtaagttatatttaataatatatatcttGATTATTGATGTCTATAGCTATGATTAATGATTATTTAATCATAcattagtaaaaaaataatatattttataaatttcgcATTATTCTGTGcctatatatacatttttaactcaattttttatctttggaatttattttatttcattgtaaaaaaagtttataattaaatttagggttaatttagGTGAGCAATGTGTTTACCTAccattaatgtaaaaataacagtgacaataaaattaaatactataataatactataatataaaaaataagttaaatacaCCACACTATTCTCCACCATACACCCAAACCTAACCTTAGTTATCAATTAAGGTAGTGGGAAGCTTTAAAACAGAGCCTTCTTATTTGTTGTTTGTCATACATCAGAATTAAATGTATactattttttcccttttccttttctttatttttaactcCATAATTTAACCCAATCTTTAATACTAATTATTATATTCACCTAATTTAGGTTAAAAATATCggcataaattataaaattatacatgaattttaatttaatatataaattttaatttgatgtaattatacatatgaaattttaattataatttaaatatatacatgaaactttaaatttgattcaatcAAGCACATTATAAGgcataaatacattaatttatttttatatgtaatatataaatataaaataaaactatatcaATTTAACTTGATAAAAGTTTCAACTTAATTAtaatcacacatatatatatttactaataaattaaaaaattagtgaTAAAAATGTTCCAATTAATGTATGGATAGATGtaattaaactcaaaaagaCTAAAATTATTTGAGAATTTTGTGTGTTAGCAATATGTTTGAGCCAATGAGGGGATGGAATGGGTCTTTGTCACATGGAATTGTAGTGGTGGTCGTTTTCTTTCAACACAAGCTCTCTCTacctaataatttaattcacatatatatacacttacgTGTTAGAAAGGGACTTTTGTAAATGCCTACTCTCAATAGATTaagcttttaaatttaatcaaaattttcatcccACCCAACACaacatgataatattttatatattaatgatgGGAAGGGATAGTGTGAATATATTCACAACTCATTCCAATGTAGGCAATAAACCTTTTGTTCTTTTAACAACATTTTCACACCCTTTTTCCTATTTTGTTTGTGTTAATTTGTCAAATCCATCAAAGCTACTTGTTATAACCAcgtgatttcattattttagggtttgataATAAAGAAAACTACAAGTTCTTAcctataattcattaaataaaccataatttcaaaatatagtTAAATTGATGAGCAaaatgtttaaatgtgtttaagTCATTCCTTTCCACTAGCTCGATGTAACAAAAGGGCTGTAAATTGCGTTGACTACCCACCCCATGGCCTGTTTAAACCAAAAGGAGGTGCTGGTTTCTAGTTTGCATGTTGGTGGGATATGTGATGCCCATTTGTGCGGGTAATTAGGCATGTGTGAGCTGAGATAATGACGgaattcaattgtttaattaatggctatatatatatattatggaaTCAAAGACCAATTTCATTTGAGAATATTTAAGATGAATCACAAATTCACATGGAGATAGAGTTCATGTTCATGCAAAGTCATTTTGCAGAGTTGGCATCTCCTTGGACTTGGAACATCTCACTACTAGATTCATTGAATCTTAGATTACGTTTCGTAATAAAATTATGAGAATGTAAGATTATGagtgaaatatgatattattttgtttgattcatTTGGTTGGAATATAAGATCCAAATGTTTGGTTGACGGAATGCAAGATTatcttaaaacaaattttattatattgtctttattataaaatatgaaccCATTAAGCAAATAACTAAGTCAACTACTAAGAGGATgttaaagagcaaattagtccaCCAAATTGTCAATCGTtctataatattaataattggaaaaagaaaacctaaaatcctatcaaaaaaaaaggaatttgaTTCCAAGCTGTGATTTCAGTGAAATTTTCTATcgaaacattaatttaaatcacaaaCAACAAAAGCAAATAAGGTTCAAACTTCAATCTATAAtagtaatattaaattaataaaaaagtgTTAGCAATTGTTCTTGATAAAATAATTgctcaacaaaaaaattttgggatttgaaaattgaaaagtaattgAAACGTACAAATGATACAACATAGAGGAAGAGATGACAATGGTGGCCATTGTACAAGGTCTCCTCTTTCTACCTTTCTCTCTCTATActctctttaattaattaaataaggaTTCATAACAATTGAGagaacttttctaaaaaaataaacaaacgagaGAACACATAACAATCAACAATACAAGAACTCAACAAACATGAAATCTATAGCAtatattgaaaaatgaaaaaaaaaaactctcaatGCAATAAACCACAAAGCAATATGAAGACACaactagaaattaaaatattagacttACCTAACTGGAGACGAGGGTGAATGTCTAGTAAAGTGCGGAGTTAAAATTAGAAA from Gossypium raimondii isolate GPD5lz chromosome 1, ASM2569854v1, whole genome shotgun sequence harbors:
- the LOC105786297 gene encoding NDR1/HIN1-like protein 1, with translation MSVKECGNHGKYRRKIFRRIIAGILIFILIVLITILLIWAILRPSKPRFILQDTTVYAFNASTPNLLTSNFQVTLSSRNPNDRIGIYYDRLDVYATYQNQQITLRTSIPPTYQGHKEINVWSPFVNGNSVPIAPEYSASLGSDQSAGSVFLMIKIDGRVRWKVGTFISGRYHLYVRCPAFITFGSKSNGVLVGENAIKYQLVTRCSVSV